One Lentibacillus cibarius DNA window includes the following coding sequences:
- the fabI gene encoding enoyl-ACP reductase FabI — translation MNTILQDKTIVVMGVANNRSIAWGIAKSLHNAGANLILTYRQERSKQKLEKLLAKNEIKPKMVVACDVEDDDSIKQAFQEIGEQVGTIHGLVHSVAFANTDELQGEYAATSRDGYLTAQNISAYSLVAVTHEARKLMTEGGGIVTQTYLGSERVVPNYNVMGVAKAALEASVRYLAEDVGKDGVRVNAVSAGPIRTLSAKGVSGFNEKMSVIEEKAPLRRQVDHDQVGDATLFLLSDLARGVTGEVLHVDSGFHIMAGS, via the coding sequence ATGAATACAATATTGCAGGATAAAACAATAGTTGTGATGGGGGTTGCGAACAATCGCAGCATCGCGTGGGGGATTGCTAAATCACTCCATAATGCCGGAGCAAATTTGATTTTAACGTATCGGCAGGAACGGTCCAAACAAAAGCTGGAAAAACTACTCGCTAAAAATGAGATCAAGCCGAAAATGGTGGTTGCCTGTGATGTAGAGGATGATGACAGTATCAAACAGGCATTCCAGGAAATTGGCGAACAAGTGGGTACGATTCATGGGCTCGTCCATTCTGTCGCATTTGCCAATACGGACGAGCTGCAGGGCGAATATGCCGCTACGTCCCGTGATGGGTACTTGACGGCGCAGAATATTAGTGCGTACTCGCTCGTTGCCGTGACACATGAAGCAAGGAAACTGATGACTGAGGGCGGAGGCATTGTTACGCAGACGTACCTCGGTTCGGAACGGGTTGTTCCTAATTATAACGTGATGGGCGTTGCTAAAGCCGCATTGGAAGCCAGTGTGCGCTATCTGGCTGAAGACGTCGGCAAAGATGGCGTCCGTGTTAACGCCGTATCAGCAGGCCCCATTCGCACCCTATCAGCAAAAGGTGTTTCCGGCTTTAATGAAAAAATGTCGGTTATCGAGGAAAAAGCACCACTTCGCCGCCAAGTCGATCACGATCAGGTAGGGGATGCGACACTTTTCTTACTGAGTGATTTGGCACGCGGGGTAACCGGTGAAGTGCTGCACGTTGATTCCGGGTTTCACATCATGGCTGGCTCGTAA
- a CDS encoding Uma2 family endonuclease, with product MRSISLLVRSCKNEFVTIPAPIDVILSDKEVRQPDLIMIHKDKLHLITNKGVEGSPDLVIEILSPTSIKRDRKDKMDHPIESNYIKCVSFSMNDIFSDIPELPNV from the coding sequence TTGCGTTCCATCTCATTATTAGTTCGAAGTTGTAAAAATGAATTTGTTACGATACCCGCACCTATCGATGTCATATTATCTGATAAAGAGGTCCGTCAACCTGACCTAATCATGATCCATAAGGACAAGCTTCATCTAATTACAAACAAAGGTGTCGAAGGAAGTCCGGATCTTGTTATTGAAATTTTGTCCCCAACGTCCATCAAACGCGATCGCAAAGATAAAATGGATCATCCCATCGAGTCCAACTATATCAAATGTGTGTCGTTTTCAATGAATGATATCTTTTCCGACATACCAGAATTGCCCAATGTGTAG